One window of Saccharomyces kudriavzevii IFO 1802 strain IFO1802 genome assembly, chromosome: 10 genomic DNA carries:
- the APS2 gene encoding Aps2p (similar to Saccharomyces cerevisiae APS2 (YJR058C); ancestral locus Anc_1.505) produces MAVQFILCFNKQGVMRLVRWFDVHSSDSQRSQDAIAQIYRLISSRDHKHQSNFVEFSDSTKLIYRRYAGLYFVMGVDLLDDEPIYLCHIHLFVEVLDAFFGNVCELDIVFNFYKAYMIMDEMFIGGEIQEISKDMLLERLSILDRLD; encoded by the coding sequence ATGGCTGTGCAGTTTATACTTTGCTTTAACAAGCAAGGGGTGATGCGGTTGGTAAGATGGTTTGATGTGCACAGTTCGGATTCCCAGCGCAGTCAGGATGCCATAGCGCAAATCTATAGACTCATATCTTCTAGAGACCACAAGCACCAGAGCAACTTCGTAGAGTTCTCTGATTCGACAAAACTCATATATAGGAGGTACGCGGGTCTATACTTTGTGATGGGAGTGGACTTGCTCGATGATGAACCGATATACTTGTGCCACATCCACCTATTTGTGGAAGTGCTAGATGCATTTTTCGGCAACGTCTGTGAGTTGGacattgttttcaatttttacAAGGCCTATATGATAATGGATGAAATGTTCATTGGCGGAGAGATACAAGAAATCTCGAAGGATATGCTGCTAGAAAGGCTAAGTATTTTAGATAGACTAGACTAG
- the CDC8 gene encoding bifunctional thymidylate/uridylate kinase (similar to Saccharomyces cerevisiae CDC8 (YJR057W); ancestral locus Anc_1.504), producing MGRGKLILIEGLDRTGKTTQCNILYKKLLPNCELIKFPERSTRIGGLINQYLTDDSLQLSDQAIHLLFSANRWEMVDGMKKALLEGKNIVMDRYVYSGVAYSAAKKTDGMDLNWCLQPDIGLLKPDLTLFLSIQDVNSNAGKDGFGEERYETLKFQKQVKHTFITLLENEMKRGDESIKIVDVGNRGIHEVEALIWEIAEPVLTTHIDHDKFSFFQKV from the coding sequence ATGGGCCGTGGCAAATTAATATTGATAGAAGGGTTAGATAGAACTGGTAAGACTACACAATGCAATATCctatacaaaaaattgctACCAAACTGTGAATTAATAAAGTTTCCCGAAAGATCTACGCGAATTGGAGGACTCATAAACCAATATTTGACGGATGATAGCCTTCAGTTATCCGATCAAGCCATTCATCTTCTCTTCTCGGCAAATAGATGGGAAATGGTCGACGGTATGAAGAAAGCATTACTGGAAGGAAAGAACATTGTCATGGATAGATACGTTTATTCAGGAGTGGCATATTCTGCTGCCAAGAAGACAGATGGGATGGACCTGAATTGGTGCCTGCAACCGGATATAGGGCTACTAAAGCCTGATCTGACCTTGTTTCTGAGCATTCAGGACGTGAACAGTAATGCTGGAAAAGATGGCTTTGGTGAAGAGAGATACgaaactttgaaatttcaaaaacaagTAAAACATACCTTTATCACGCTATTGGAAAACGAGATGAAGAGAGGCGATGAGTCCATCAAAATTGTGGATGTTGGTAACAGGGGAATTCATGAAGTTGAAGCACTTATTTGGGAAATAGCAGAGCCTGTTTTAACCACGCACATAGATCATGACaaattttcgttttttcaaaaggtttAG
- the RPA12 gene encoding DNA-directed RNA polymerase I core subunit RPA12 (similar to Saccharomyces cerevisiae RPA12 (YJR063W); ancestral locus Anc_1.512): MSIVGSLIFCLDCGDLLENPSAVLGSNVECNQCKAIYPKSQFSNLKVITTTADDAFPSSLRAKKSVVKTSLKKNELKDGATIKEKCPQCGNEEMNYHTLQLRSADEGATVFYTCTSCGYKFRTNN, encoded by the coding sequence ATGTCTATTGTAGGGTCGTTAATTTTTTGCTTGGACTGCGGTGATCTGCTGGAAAATCCCAGTGCCGTGTTGGGCTCCAACGTTGAATGCAATCAATGCAAAGCCATATATCCGAAGTCACAGTTCTCTAATTTGAAAGTCATCACTACAACGGCAGATGATGCCTTCCCATCCTCGCTTAGAGCTAAGAAATCTGTGGTGAAGacatctttgaagaagaatgagCTAAAAGACGGTGCTACtatcaaggaaaaatgCCCTCAATGTGGCAATGAGGAGATGAACTACCATACTTTGCAATTAAGGTCTGCAGATGAAGGTGCTACCGTCTTCTATACATGCACCTCCTGTGGTTACAAGTTCCGTACCAACAATTGA
- the CBF1 gene encoding Cbf1p (similar to Saccharomyces cerevisiae CBF1 (YJR060W); ancestral locus Anc_1.508), whose product MNSFANNGFSTGEEQNNSARKRSYHEQQNDNGTRKKQRDQGLLSQENNDGNIDSALLSEGAALRDNQSLYVGGPRSNQDRKEAEEDPSVAEAAVAATVNYTDLIQRQEEGPDAHIPKQTNTNGEDGDSMNEGGTAASSIEGAKSTASLEGMASSPSESTQESKNHMLIPLVEQERESEQEQDDEDDEEDEDGADIDLKKDIGMQPARRGRKPATLATTDEWKKQRKDSHKEVERRRRENINTAINVLSDLLPVRESSKAAILARAAEYIQKLKETDEANIEKWTLQKLLSEQNASQLASANEKLQEELGNAYKEIEYIKRILRKNGIEYEDMHSHKKQEKERRGSRSDHPHDT is encoded by the coding sequence ATGAATTCTTTTGCAAATAATGGCTTCTCAACTGGGGAAGAGCAAAACAACTCggcaagaaaaagaagctaTCACGAGCAGCAAAATGACAATGGAACCAGAAAGAAGCAGAGAGATCAAGGTTTGCTGTCgcaagaaaacaatgacGGGAACATCGACTCTGCCCTATTGAGTGAAGGGGCTGCATTAAGAGATAACCAAAGTCTGTATGTAGGCGGACCGAGGTCTAATCAAGATAGGAAGGAGGCGGAAGAAGATCCTTCGGTGGCCGAGGCTGCCGTAGCTGCTACTGTCAACTACACAGATTTGATTCAACGCCAAGAGGAGGGTCCCGATGCTCATATTCCTAAGCAGACAAATACGAATGGCGAAGACGGCGATTCCATGAATGAGGGAGGAACCGCCGCTTCATCAATTGAAGGGGCCAAGTCAACTGCATCCCTGGAAGGAATGGCGTCTTCACCATCAGAATCCACACAAGAATCCAAAAATCACATGCTCATACCACTGGTTGAACAGGAACGCGAGTCCGAACAGGAACAGGATGACGAAGACGACGAGGAAGACGAGGATGGTGCTGACATTGATCTCAAAAAGGACATTGGTATGCAGCCAGCCCGTCGAGGGAGAAAGCCCGCTACATTGGCTACAACAGACGAATGGAAAAAGCAAAGGAAAGATTCCCATAAAGAAGTCGAAAGGCGTCGCCGTGAAAATATCAACACTGCGATCAACGTCTTAAGCGATCTACTACCTGTGAGAGAATCAAGTAAAGCTGCTATATTGGCGCGTGCCGCAGAgtacattcaaaaattgaaggagACTGATGAAGCAAACATCGAAAAATGGACGTTACAAAAATTGCTAAGCGAGCAAAATGCATCGCAATTGGCCAGTGCGAACGAGAAACTGCAAGAGGAACTGGGTAATGCTTACAAAGAGATTGAGTACATAAAACGCATTCTAAGGAAGAACGGCATAGAATACGAGGATATGCACAGCCACAAGAAacaggaaaaggaaagaagaggTTCCAGGAGCGATCACCCGCACGACACTTGA
- the PTK2 gene encoding protein kinase PTK2 (similar to Saccharomyces cerevisiae PTK2 (YJR059W) and PTK1 (YKL198C); ancestral locus Anc_1.507) yields the protein MTGNGKDREVHKSPSVSTLKLLGKRLFNSSSHTDNSSLLLSAEQLGNGRSLRKRPTSPSIGGASSGGNSPSSSAGARQRSASLHKKKNNASAGFSNGPVSSHKSSAALQDLIKHSNNPYLNSPSDILGTGTGIASTRDRDRTFLDREKEKERARDKERNTHHAGLPQRSNSMASHHFPNENIIYNPYGISPNHARPDTAFADTLNMKNENDLSFYMHDGNSKIRMLPLPIANPNDFLPEDMKQYSVHLTDNFAFDTDNKPIGSGGSSEVRKVKSSYRQKGIYALKKLNMIYHESPEKFYKRCSKEFIIAKHLSHNVHITKTFYLLKVPTTTYTTRGWGFIMELGVKDLFQLMERTGWKNVPFSEKYCLFKQVAQGVKFCHDNGIAHRDLKPENVLISKEGVCKLTDFGISDWYHVVPHDYTSPVKTCQGMIGSPPYTPPEVMYFDAKKHYPERFQKPYDPLAMDSYALGVMLITMINNIIPFIDSCNTDARFREFEVSYDNFINHQNPHFRDKGCHKQGPGSEYSLARNFKNTDATRIAWRLADPNPATRYTMDDLFEDPFFQQIETCVEPDDDDLVRAPELRKSTSVSDFTENSLDASPEQETIHTSNPFLKKEAITSKPRSMLEIAQSPSLRQKSKVKGNTKAKPHDGADEEDQRSIKSKQQEHSEDLNEDEERDETMEDALNNVDSLLEKPTPTSTKIENIPSEEDSTRKELKSMLNSIPATPTHNGPTPVPANAVTSLDKRMSDLSLKSETSASTKNFGPPDVSSSSNSLRSLGSPGGPSSKKKNVVHHHLDITNSVTNMSSVSAFISR from the coding sequence ATGACGGGGAACGGTAAAGATAGAGAGGTGCATAAAAGTCCTTCTGTTAGTACTTTGAAGCTCTTGGGGAAGCGTCTCTTCAATTCGAGCAGCCACACTGATAACTCTTCATTGCTGCTCAGTGCTGAGCAATTGGGCAACGGGAGAAGTCTAAGGAAAAGACCAACGTCTCCATCTATTGGTGGCGCTAGTAGTGGTGGCAATTCACCTTCCTCTTCTGCTGGTGCTCGGCAAAGATCTGCATCTTTGCataagaagaagaacaatgCTTCAGCGGGGTTTTCAAATGGACCTGTGTCCTCGCATAAGTCCTCTGCTGCATTACAAGACCTGATCAAACATAGTAATAACCCCTATTTAAACTCTCCCTCGGATATATTAGGGACAGGAACTGGTATTGCCTCGACAAGAGATAGGGATAGAACTTTTTTGGATagagaaaaggagaaagagAGGGCAAGagacaaagaaagaaatacGCATCATGCGGGCTTACCTCAAAGATCTAACAGCATGGCCAGTCACCATTTCCCCAATGAAAACATTATTTACAATCCCTACGGTATAAGCCCAAACCATGCTAGACCGGACACTGCATTTGCCGACACTCTTAACATGAAAAACGAGAACGATTTAAGTTTTTACATGCATGATGGTAACAGCAAGATACGGATGCTGCCGCTTCCAATTGCCAACCCGAATGATTTTTTGCCCGAAGATATGAAACAATATAGTGTTCATTTAACAGATAACTTCGCATTTGACACGGATAATAAACCTATCGGTTCGGGTGGGTCTAGTGAAGTTAGAAAAGTTAAATCAAGTTACAGGCAAAAGGGGATTTACgctttgaagaaactgaaCATGATATACCACGAGTCTCCCGAGAAGTTCTACAAAAGATGTTCCAAAGAATTCATTATTGCCAAGCATTTAAGTCATAACGTCCACATCACGAAAACGTTCTACCTTCTGAAAGTTCCTACCACCACATATACAACTCGTGGCTGGGGATTCATCATGGAACTAGGTGTGAAAGACCTTTTCCAACTAATGGAGAGAACAGGCTGGAAAAACGTGCCCTTTAGTGAGAAATATTGCCTTTTCAAACAAGTGGCTCAAGGTGTCAAGTTTTGTCACGACAATGGTATTGCTCATCGTGATTTGAAGCCTGAGAACGTCTTGATTTCCAAAGAGGGTGTGTGTAAATTGACAGATTTTGGTATTTCTGATTGGTACCATGTGGTGCCCCATGACTACACTAGTCCAGTGAAGACTTGCCAAGGTATGATTGGTTCTCCGCCATATACTCCACCAGAAGTCATGTATTTTGATGCTAAAAAGCATTATCCCGAAAGATTCCAAAAACCTTATGATCCATTGGCGATGGATTCATATGCCCTTGGGGTAATGCTAATCACCATGATCAACAACATCATTCCTTTCATCGATTCTTGTAACACGGACGCGAGATTCAGGGAATTCGAAGTGTCATATgacaatttcatcaatcaCCAAAATCCTCATTTTAGGGACAAGGGCTGCCACAAGCAAGGCCCCGGTTCCGAATACTCTTTAGCAaggaatttcaaaaacacTGATGCTACCCGCATTGCATGGAGATTGGCTGATCCCAACCCTGCGACCAGATACACAATGGATGATTTATTTGAAGacccattttttcagcaaaTTGAAACGTGCGTCGAGCctgatgacgatgatttAGTAAGGGCTCCtgaattaagaaaaagtaCCTCTGTAAGTGATTTTACTGAGAATTCATTAGATGCTTCACCCGAGCAAGAAACCATTCACACTTCGAATCCATTCCTGAAAAAGGAAGCTATCACTAGTAAACCGAGATCGATGTTGGAAATTGCGCAATCTCCTTCCCTGAGACAGAAATCCAAAGTAAAAGGCAACACGAAGGCTAAACCCCATGATGGTGCGGATGAGGAAGATCAAAGAAGCATCAAATCTAAGCAACAAGAACACAGTGAAGATttgaatgaagatgaagaaaggGACGAAACAATGGAAGACGCCTTGAATAACGTTGACAGCTTATTAGAAAAGCCGACGCCTACTTCCACAAAAATCGAGAACATCCCAAGCGAAGAGGATTCTACAAGAAAAGAGTTGAAATCGATGCTAAATTCCATTCCTGCCACGCCAACACATAACGGTCCAACCCCAGTCCCTGCAAATGCCGTCACTTCACTGGATAAACGCATGAGCGACTTATCACTCAAGTCCGAAACATCAGCTTCCACGAAGAACTTTGGCCCACCTGATGTGTCCTCATCAAGCAATTCACTGAGAAGTCTCGGAAGTCCAGGCGGGCCCTCctcgaaaaagaagaatgtcGTTCATCACCACCTGGATATCACGAACAGCGTTACAAATATGTCATCGGTGAGCGCCTTTATTTCAAGATAA
- the NTA1 gene encoding amidase (similar to Saccharomyces cerevisiae NTA1 (YJR062C); ancestral locus Anc_1.510) translates to MTNKLLVSLKVLIIQLNPQIGQIDQTIKRTWSILDKVTKSSTYVKPDIILFPEFALTGYSFHSRKDILPHVTGKDEGPSFQLAKSISEKFQCYTIIGYPEKADEQKLYNSALVMNPQGKRIFNYRKTFLYDTEEKWNCEENSEGFQVFPMNFPKRAKLPDEDTFERDVTLKTSIGICMDLSPYKFKAPFNHFEFATFCVDNDVELVLCPMAWLSSTSVTDKQIQNNVLLLESAKNKIALSLKEQGLPLIGSQGEYQLKIGDSQRTSPVPSDDCTGEYKYMDVPDMSNVNYWILRFFPFLYYKRRSQWFRDTSLVENILTRSKMPRDHEYYKNGKHKEEAMGVLNSKGVTKDALLEKTFLGASLRQPWKFEGKNVVLAVANRCGTEDGTTIFAGSSGVYKFNGREVEDPKGSEDSPLDSLNESVELLGNLGKGLEGAILRDVQFEVLR, encoded by the coding sequence ATGACCAATAAGCTTCTAGTGTCTTTGAAGGTACTTATAATCCAGTTGAATCCTCAAATAGGGCAAATAGACCAAACTATCAAAAGAACGTGGTCCATCTTGGATAAAGTGACGAAAAGTTCTACATATGTGAAGCCTGATATAATTCTATTTCCGGAGTTCGCCTTAACTGGGTACAGTTTCCATTCTAGAAAGGATATCCTGCCCCATGTCACCGGAAAAGATGAAGGGCCCTCTTTCCAATTGGCTAAATCAATATCCGAGAAGTTCCAATGCTATACTATAATAGGGTATCCTGAGAAAGCAGATGAACAGAAACTATATAATTCTGCCCTTGTGATGAATCCCCAGGGGAAGCGGATATTCAATTATAGAAAGacttttctttatgataCCGAGGAGAAATGGAATTGTGAAGAGAATTCAGAGGGATTTCAGGTGTTTCCCATGAATTTCCCAAAACGTGCCAAGCTTCCTGACGAGGacacttttgaaagagatgTGACTCTCAAAACTTCAATAGGCATCTGTATGGACTTGAGTCCTTACAAATTCAAGGCTCCCTTCAACCATTTCGAATTTGCTACGTTTTGTGTGGATAATGACGTCGAGTTGGTCTTGTGTCCTATGGCATGGTTGAGTTCTACTTCTGTCACTGATAAGCAGATTCAGAATAACGTCTTGTTATTGGAATCTgccaagaacaaaatagCGTTGAGCTTGAAGGAGCAAGGACTGCCATTAATTGGGTCTCAGGGTGAATACCAGCTTAAAATTGGCGATTCGCAACGTACTTCCCCGGTGCCTTCTGACGACTGTACTGGCGAGTATAAATATATGGATGTGCCAGACATGTCGAATGTAAATTACTGGATTTTGCGATTTTTCCCCTTTCTGTACtataaaagaagaagtcaGTGGTTTAGAGATACGTCACTCGTAGAGAATATCCTGACCAGGAGTAAAATGCCTCGAGATCATGAATACTATAAGAATGGGAAGCATAAAGAAGAGGCCATGGGCGTTCTAAATTCTAAAGGAGTGACAAAAGACGCTCTACTAGAAAAGACATTTTTGGGAGCATCTCTGAGACAACCTTGGAAGTTTGAAGGTAAAAATGTCGTTTTGGCGGTGGCTAACAGATGTGGTACTGAGGACGGGACGACGATCTTTGCAGGAAGTTCCGGTGTCTATAAATTCAATGGTAGGGAAGTCGAAGACCCTAAAGGAAGTGAGGATAGCCCGCTTGACTCCCTAAATGAAAGTGTAGAGCTGCTGGGTAATTTGGGTAAAGGCTTGGAAGGTGCGATTTTACGTGATGTTCAGTTTGAAGTACTACGGTGA
- the MNN14 gene encoding Mnn14p (similar to Saccharomyces cerevisiae MNN4 (YKL201C) and YJR061W; ancestral locus Anc_1.509), producing MLSVRRFSMCVLRSLRLHLKKIAVILLAVQLLFITVYVQNRHLSITDGNWKSFTTPFFQSPTDTTKNDTYATFDLRSKDSVTRLYDKMNFDTSGEWIDTYTLKNNLLTMKMGSDKGQVLDSVDELRYYDNDPRLVWSVVLDHLLASDSNDYAFSWYDWANFDSLNKLIALKDTNISCQFLCEGAFDKNVMQRVENEVQEPLFVTNRNKYDEPLWYNRARKGFDSNSVQQIVNDHCKSNDAYSNGTPFELPFVISEIYEKLRPEVYDLHARNHLLYSNTTPLSLTVLNSDKDAYRIDLKKTDSSKSNIVQSNLLQDYMQRHRKEMVNGDLIFNHTSIFEKFLRHKSTKKRKLDIAGLDKTIFAKEYLDLSPSDFCFDVKAKIAELETRLRSESLSLHDTCYLQSLQTSIRTAPALQKKYFAEASDVTDATADGHHRDKRFFSIGHNLLNDPQEFEARLSSLIRTFQKFTKANGLISWLSHGTLYGYLYDGLKFPWDVDHDLQMPIKHLHYLSQYFNQSLILEDPREGNGRYLLDVGSSITVRVHGNGENNIDARFIDIDSGIYIDITGLSVSSDAAKQYMSKFVEEEESSEKTFPALIDDYDYDENDNFDEVDGREDLAKYTINELKEWVDSHPDDFTNAESSQVTKTYKKELHISGGDSPEKGLSPKQRYLVNEKYNLYNCRNQHFSSLKILSPLRNTMFNGVSAFVPNRPITSLNNEYKVPPKYGFLTFQGRVYLPEFRYWFSFADMKKFGNLQLREPKITRLESPLNDLKFSDIKLLLTNIVQCDFHSIFASLFNSFDSTIYRLKELEIQYDLRLSEEEKSHLLGMLRHGMSKNIKSPEKDPIIYIYERKLWEHVEKLLNASVLYNIASKVENDKIKAFVELSQKVFERNLESFQLLDRDNNDAVIDLNSKGLNLFGDNKKTSNDIFGSDQKY from the coding sequence ATGTTATCAGTACGCAGGTTTTCTATGTGCGTTTTGAGGTCTCTACGGCTTCACCTTAAGAAAATTGCTGTTATTCTTCTCGCCGTTCAACTGCTGTTCATTACTGTATATGTGCAGAATCGTCATTTATCAATTACTGATGGGAATTGGAAATCGTTCACCACCCCGTTTTTCCAATCGCCTACCGATACTACCAAGAACGACACATACGCTACTTTTGATTTACGATCGAAAGACAGTGTAACCAGACTTTACGATAAAATGAACTTTGACACTTCAGGCGAATGGATCGATACGTATACTTTGAAGAATAATCTTCTCACTATGAAAATGGGCTCGGATAAAGGACAGGTTTTGGACTCGGTGGACGAGTTGAGATACTACGATAACGATCCGCGGTTGGTATGGTCAGTTGTTTTAGATCACCTATTGGCATCCGACTCCAATGATTACGCCTTTTCTTGGTATGATTGGGCCAATTTCGACTCGTTGAATAAACTCATCGCGTTAAAAGATACAAACATCTCTTGCCAATTTCTTTGTGAAGGTGCTTTCGATAAGAATGTAATGCAGAGGGTGGAGAATGAAGTCCAAGAACCTTTATTTGTCACCAACAGAAATAAATACGATGAACCGCTCTGGTACAATAGGGCAAGAAAGGGGTTCGATTCTAACTCAGTGCAACAAATCGTAAATGACCACTGTAAAAGTAATGACGCGTATTCCAACGGTACACCTTTTGAACTGCCCTTTGTTATCAGTGAAATTTATGAGAAGCTAAGACCGGAAGTCTATGACTTGCATGCTAGGAACCATCTATTATATTCTAACACAACACCATTGTCACTAACTGTCCTGAATAGCGATAAAGATGCATACAGaattgatttgaagaaaacagaCTCTTCCAAATCAAATATCGTACAATCCAATCTCTTACAGGATTACATGCAAAGAcacagaaaagaaatggtgAATGGTGATCTTATTTTCAATCACACTTcgatttttgaaaagtttttacGTCACAAATCAACCAAGAAGCGGAAACTTGACATTGCAGGTTTAGATAAAACAATATTTGCTAAAGAATATTTAGACTTATCACCATCCGACTTTTGCTTCGATGTCAAAGCGAAAATCGCCGAATTAGAGACTAGATTAAGATCTGAAAGCCTGTCTTTGCATGATACCTGTTACTTGCAAAGTTTGCAAACCTCCATAAGAACTGCCCCCGCAttacagaaaaaatattttgcgGAGGCCAGCGACGTTACAGATGCGACCGCTGATGGTCATCATAGAGATAAAAGATTCTTCTCAATTGGACACAATCTCTTGAACGACCCTCAGGAGTTCGAAGCAAGATTGAGTTCCTTGATTAGAACGTTTCAGAAATTCACCAAAGCCAATGGGTTAATTTCTTGGTTATCACATGGCACCTTGTACGGATACTTATACGATGGGCTGAAATTCCCCTGGGATGTCGATCACGATTTGCAAATGCCCATCAAACATCTACACTATTTAAGCCAATATTTCAATCAATCGTTAATATTGGAAGATCCAAGAGAAGGTAATGGAAGATACTTGCTAGATGTAGGAAGTTCTATTACCGTAAGAGTTCACGGAAATGGTGAAAACAATATTGATGCCCGCTTCATCGATATTGATTCGGGCATATATATTGATATCACTGGGCTTAGTGTTAGTTCCGATGCGGCTAAGCAGTACATGTCCAAATTtgtagaagaagaggaaagttCAGAGAAAACATTTCCTGCTCTTATTGACGACTACGActatgatgaaaatgacaatTTCGATGAAGTTGATGGTAGAGAAGACTTAGCCAAGTATACCATAAACGAACTAAAGGAATGGGTTGACTCTCATCCAGACGATTTCACGAATGCAGAAAGCAGCCAAGTGACAAAAACCTACAAAAAAGAGCTTCATATATCGGGAGGCGATTCTCCCGAAAAAGGTTTATCTCCAAAACAAAGGTATCTGGTGAATGAAAAGTACAATTTATACAATTGTAGAAACCAGCACTTTTCCAGtctaaaaattttatcaCCTCTAAGAAACACAATGTTTAATGGTGTGTCAGCATTTGTTCCTAATAGACCCATAACATCATTGAACAATGAGTATAAGGTCCCCCCAAAATACGGGTTTTTAACATTTCAAGGAAGGGTGTATTTACCTGAGTTTAGGTATTGGTTTTCATTTGCggatatgaaaaaatttggaaatttgCAACTGAGAGAGCCCAAGATAACACGGCTGGAGAGTCCTTTAAATGATTTAAAGTTCAGTGACATAAAGTTGTTACTAACAAACATCGTGCAGTGTGATTTTCATTCCATATTTGCCAGCTTATTCAATTCCTTTGATAGCACTATTTACAGGCTCAAAGAACTAGAAATACAGTATGATCTACGCTTGAgcgaggaagaaaaaagtcaTCTATTGGGGATGCTTAGACATGGAATgtcaaaaaatataaaatcaCCAGAGAAGGATCCGataatatatatctatgaaagaaaattatggGAACACGTAGAAAAATTACTGAATGCTTCAGTGCTTTACAATATCGCTTCgaaagttgaaaatgataaaatcaAAGCGTTCGTTGAATTGTCTCAAAAAGTATTTGAGAGAAATCTCGAGagttttcaacttcttgaTAGAGACAACAACGATGCAGTGATTGATTTAAATTCCAAAGGGCTGAACCTATTTGGCgacaataaaaaaacctCTAATGATATATTCGGTTCGGACCAAAAATATTAA